From a single Aestuariibius sp. HNIBRBA575 genomic region:
- a CDS encoding DUF599 domain-containing protein: MPNSLLDIIQTVSWIDWGALGYLLIGAVLIGLLIENPPKSRPSVSMIMAEYRRDWMRTFATREVRIFDSQILGNLRQGTSFFASTSLLALGAVLALIGNTEPLSGLALELAQEEAPALVWQVKLLVVAYFLISAFLRFVWSHRVFGYCSVLMAATPEQSDDPNVDVMAQQAAELNIRAAVNFNRGLRGIYFALGALAWLLGPAALIIATTVTLWVLWSREFNSIPRQIILR; the protein is encoded by the coding sequence ATGCCCAATTCACTTCTTGATATCATTCAGACCGTTTCCTGGATCGACTGGGGCGCGCTGGGGTATCTGTTGATCGGTGCTGTCCTGATCGGTTTGCTGATCGAAAATCCCCCCAAATCCCGTCCATCCGTATCGATGATCATGGCGGAATATCGGCGCGATTGGATGCGCACCTTTGCCACCCGTGAAGTCCGCATTTTTGACAGTCAAATCCTTGGGAATTTGCGGCAGGGAACATCGTTTTTTGCCTCTACCAGTTTGTTGGCCCTAGGGGCGGTTCTGGCCCTGATCGGGAACACGGAACCGCTATCGGGGTTGGCCTTGGAATTGGCCCAAGAAGAGGCGCCAGCATTGGTTTGGCAGGTCAAATTGCTGGTTGTGGCCTATTTCCTGATATCCGCGTTTTTGCGGTTTGTCTGGTCGCACCGCGTGTTTGGCTATTGTTCGGTTTTGATGGCCGCCACACCAGAACAGTCAGATGACCCAAATGTTGATGTAATGGCGCAGCAAGCGGCCGAATTGAATATCCGTGCGGCGGTGAATTTTAACCGTGGCTTGCGGGGCATTTATTTCGCTTTGGGGGCGTTGGCCTGGTTGCTGGGGCCCGCCGCATTGATTATCGCCACCACTGTGACCCTCTGGGTGCTTTGGTCACGGGAATTCAATTCGATCCCACGTCAGATCATTCTGCGCTAG
- a CDS encoding VOC family protein — MSSMPIVVWTEIPVSKLDSAISFYNEVFNWDMQINTDSPNPTAVLGGRMDTVAGSLFEGTPGTGTVIHIAVPDTLEATRDRCTAAGGKVTSDIVTLPVGRFVYASDPDGNALGLFEVAA, encoded by the coding sequence ATGTCATCTATGCCTATTGTTGTCTGGACCGAAATCCCTGTTTCCAAATTGGACAGCGCCATCAGCTTTTATAACGAAGTGTTCAACTGGGACATGCAGATCAACACCGATTCCCCCAATCCAACGGCCGTTTTGGGCGGTCGGATGGATACGGTTGCCGGGTCCCTGTTTGAGGGCACGCCGGGCACCGGGACCGTGATCCACATCGCGGTTCCTGACACTCTGGAAGCGACGCGCGACCGCTGTACCGCTGCGGGTGGCAAAGTCACCAGCGATATCGTCACCCTGCCTGTGGGCCGGTTTGTCTATGCCAGCGATCCTGACGGCAACGCGCTGGGCCTGTTTGAGGTCGCAGCCTGA
- a CDS encoding FAD-linked oxidase C-terminal domain-containing protein encodes MQMPVPSASIIDRKQQIVAKLQAVLPNSQVIHKDTEVHAYECDALTAYKCPPLCAVLPTTTQEVADVLKVCHAEGVPVVPRGAGTSLAGGALPTADCVILGVARMNDVLETDYDNRIIRVQTGRTNLSVSGAVEEEGFFYAPDPSSQLACAIAGNIAMNSGGAHCLKYGVTTNNLMGVKMVMMDGTIVDIGGGHLDAGGLDLLGLICGSEGQLGIVTEATLRILHKPEGARPALIGFDSNEVAGACVSDIIKAGILPVAIEFMDRPCIRATEAFAKAGYPDCEALLIVEVEGSEAEIDDQLRRIIDIANRHNPVELRQARDADQAARIWLGRKSAFGAMGQINDYMCLDGTIPVSELPFVLRRIKELSQEIGLDVGNVFHAGDGNMHPLILFDANKPGDLELCEKLGAEILKLCVQVGGCLTGEHGVGIEKRDLMNTQYQPDDLDIQMAVKDVFDPKWLLNPAKVFPLDSSQSRRVATQ; translated from the coding sequence ATGCAAATGCCCGTCCCCTCTGCGTCGATCATAGACCGCAAGCAACAGATCGTTGCAAAGCTTCAGGCGGTGCTGCCCAACAGCCAAGTGATCCACAAAGACACCGAAGTGCACGCCTATGAATGTGACGCGCTGACGGCCTATAAATGCCCGCCGCTTTGTGCGGTTCTGCCCACCACCACCCAAGAGGTCGCCGATGTGCTAAAGGTTTGCCATGCCGAAGGCGTGCCGGTTGTGCCGCGCGGGGCGGGAACGTCATTGGCAGGCGGCGCATTGCCCACCGCGGATTGCGTCATTTTGGGCGTGGCGCGGATGAATGACGTGCTGGAAACCGATTATGACAACCGCATCATTCGCGTACAGACCGGGCGCACCAATCTCAGCGTGTCAGGCGCTGTCGAAGAAGAGGGATTTTTCTACGCACCTGACCCGTCCAGCCAGCTGGCCTGCGCCATTGCCGGCAATATCGCGATGAATTCAGGCGGGGCGCATTGCCTGAAATACGGCGTGACCACCAACAATCTGATGGGCGTGAAAATGGTCATGATGGACGGCACCATCGTTGATATTGGCGGCGGTCATCTGGATGCGGGCGGGCTTGATTTGTTGGGGTTGATCTGCGGTTCTGAGGGGCAGCTGGGTATCGTCACCGAGGCCACCCTGCGCATACTGCACAAACCCGAAGGCGCACGCCCCGCCCTGATCGGGTTTGACAGCAACGAAGTGGCCGGGGCCTGTGTCAGCGACATCATCAAAGCCGGGATTTTACCGGTCGCCATCGAATTCATGGACCGCCCTTGTATTCGCGCAACCGAAGCCTTTGCCAAAGCGGGTTATCCCGATTGCGAAGCCTTGCTGATCGTTGAGGTCGAAGGATCAGAGGCCGAGATCGACGATCAACTGCGCCGGATCATCGACATCGCCAATCGCCACAATCCCGTTGAGCTGCGCCAAGCGCGTGACGCAGATCAGGCCGCCCGGATCTGGCTGGGCCGTAAATCTGCCTTTGGCGCGATGGGGCAAATCAATGACTACATGTGTCTGGACGGCACGATCCCTGTGTCCGAATTGCCATTTGTATTGCGCCGGATCAAAGAGTTAAGCCAAGAAATCGGTCTGGATGTGGGCAATGTTTTTCACGCGGGCGATGGCAATATGCATCCGCTGATCCTGTTTGACGCCAACAAGCCTGGCGATCTGGAATTGTGCGAAAAACTGGGCGCCGAAATCCTGAAACTCTGCGTCCAAGTGGGCGGGTGCCTAACAGGTGAACACGGCGTCGGGATCGAAAAACGCGATCTGATGAACACCCAATATCAGCCCGACGATCTGGATATCCAGATGGCCGTCAAAGACGTGTTTGACCCCAAATGGCTGCTAAATCCGGCCAAGGTGTTCCCGCTGGATTCCAGCCAATCCCGACGCGTTGCGACGCAGTAA
- a CDS encoding DUF58 domain-containing protein — protein MAPFPPLMAEAEHLASTVLLGAHGRRKAGQGDAFWQYRPALPWDEARHIDWRRSAKADGAFVKEREWQVAQSVLLWVDQGASMRFASTDDIPTKLHRARLLAMAVSIMLLRSGERVGLAGDTLPPRNGREQLNRLATRLTTDAPEDYAYPGTAGLLPQSRALFISDFMGDLAPLELALTSAAERGIRGAILQVLDPQEEEFPFHGRTVFQSIGGTIAHETLHAGQLRDRYLTRLAQRKDALTKLARATDFQITTHHTNDPASAALLWLFNTLEHR, from the coding sequence ATGGCCCCCTTTCCCCCGCTTATGGCCGAGGCAGAACATCTTGCCTCGACCGTATTGCTGGGGGCACATGGCCGTAGAAAAGCAGGACAAGGCGACGCATTTTGGCAATACCGACCCGCCCTGCCATGGGACGAAGCCCGCCATATTGACTGGCGGCGGTCAGCCAAGGCCGATGGTGCCTTTGTCAAAGAACGCGAATGGCAGGTGGCGCAATCGGTGCTGCTATGGGTCGATCAGGGCGCGTCGATGCGGTTCGCGTCAACCGACGACATCCCGACCAAATTGCACCGCGCGCGCCTATTGGCGATGGCCGTATCGATCATGTTGCTGCGCAGTGGCGAACGGGTGGGATTGGCCGGCGACACCCTGCCGCCCCGCAATGGTCGCGAACAATTGAACCGGCTGGCCACACGGCTAACCACCGACGCGCCCGAAGATTACGCATATCCCGGCACCGCCGGGTTGCTGCCCCAATCACGCGCCTTGTTCATTTCTGATTTCATGGGGGATTTGGCCCCGTTGGAACTGGCCCTGACCAGTGCCGCCGAACGCGGCATTCGCGGCGCAATCCTACAGGTTCTGGACCCCCAAGAAGAAGAGTTTCCATTCCACGGCCGCACCGTATTTCAGAGCATCGGCGGAACCATCGCCCATGAAACATTGCATGCCGGTCAGTTGCGGGATCGGTATTTGACTCGGCTGGCGCAGCGCAAAGACGCGCTGACCAAACTGGCCCGTGCCACCGATTTTCAGATCACAACGCATCACACAAATGACCCCGCTTCTGCGGCTTTGTTGTGGTTGTTCAACACGTTGGAGCATCGCTAA
- a CDS encoding CopD family protein, giving the protein MDWVKVIHLLAVMGWMTGIFSVPRAIIFWKREFAASGEFGPAGDLTVRLYRFSAGLGVIAIITGLILAWHWNFAAWIWLKLAFVAALAAHYAFTGRLVIRARRGVFSHSDLFLRIFNEVSVFGTIAILIVVVFKPF; this is encoded by the coding sequence ATGGATTGGGTAAAAGTCATACACCTGCTGGCTGTGATGGGCTGGATGACCGGCATATTTTCGGTGCCGCGGGCGATTATCTTCTGGAAACGGGAATTCGCGGCATCCGGTGAATTTGGCCCCGCCGGGGATTTGACCGTGAGGCTTTATCGGTTTTCGGCCGGGCTGGGCGTGATTGCGATCATCACCGGTTTGATTCTGGCGTGGCATTGGAATTTTGCCGCTTGGATTTGGCTAAAACTGGCTTTTGTCGCAGCCTTGGCCGCGCATTACGCCTTTACTGGGCGGTTGGTGATCCGCGCCCGCCGTGGTGTTTTTAGCCACAGCGATCTGTTTTTGCGGATATTCAACGAAGTCAGCGTTTTTGGCACCATCGCGATCCTGATCGTTGTTGTGTTTAAGCCGTTCTGA
- a CDS encoding AAA family ATPase: protein MAEELVAEIEGLGAKLGEARQSIARRFIGQDRVVDLTLSALVSGGHALLVGLPGLGKTRLVDTLSTVMGLNENRIQFTPDLMPADILGSEVLETSADGSRQFRFIEGPVFCQLLMADEINRASPRTQSALLQAMQEREVTIAGQHRPLGKPFHVLATQNPIEQEGTYPLPEAQLDRFLVQIDVPYPDRDTEKDILIATTGTAEDDATAVFTADELLAAQVVLRRMPVGDAIVEMILDLVRACRPDDPSAPEIVRDTVSWGPGPRAAQALMLTVRAEALLDGRLAPNADDVRKLAAPVLTHRMALSFAARARGATLPDVIDQVAAHITKVEAAA, encoded by the coding sequence ATGGCAGAAGAGCTTGTTGCCGAGATTGAAGGCCTAGGGGCGAAGCTGGGCGAAGCACGCCAAAGTATTGCGCGGCGGTTCATTGGACAGGATCGTGTGGTTGACCTGACGCTGTCTGCATTGGTGTCAGGGGGGCATGCCTTGTTGGTGGGCCTGCCGGGATTGGGCAAAACCCGCCTTGTGGATACGTTGTCGACGGTGATGGGGTTGAATGAAAACCGCATCCAATTCACACCCGATTTGATGCCTGCCGACATTCTGGGGTCCGAAGTTCTGGAAACATCCGCAGATGGCAGCCGCCAGTTTCGGTTCATCGAAGGACCGGTTTTCTGTCAGTTGTTGATGGCCGACGAAATCAACCGGGCATCGCCACGCACCCAATCGGCCCTGTTGCAGGCCATGCAGGAACGCGAAGTGACCATCGCCGGCCAACATCGCCCGTTGGGCAAACCGTTCCACGTTTTGGCCACCCAGAACCCGATTGAACAAGAAGGCACCTATCCCCTGCCAGAGGCACAGCTCGACCGGTTTTTGGTGCAGATCGACGTGCCATACCCAGATCGTGACACCGAAAAGGACATCCTGATCGCCACCACCGGCACAGCCGAAGACGACGCCACCGCGGTCTTTACCGCCGATGAGTTGCTGGCCGCGCAGGTTGTGTTGCGCCGGATGCCGGTGGGCGATGCGATTGTGGAAATGATCCTGGATCTGGTGCGCGCCTGCCGCCCGGATGATCCATCTGCACCCGAAATCGTGCGCGACACCGTCAGCTGGGGCCCTGGCCCGCGCGCGGCTCAGGCGTTGATGCTAACGGTACGTGCAGAGGCATTACTGGACGGACGTTTGGCGCCCAACGCCGATGATGTACGCAAACTGGCCGCACCGGTTTTGACCCATCGCATGGCTCTGTCTTTTGCCGCACGTGCCCGTGGTGCCACCCTGCCCGATGTCATCGATCAGGTCGCCGCCCACATCACCAAGGTTGAGGCCGCTGCGTGA
- a CDS encoding DUF4159 domain-containing protein: protein MWTVGPIGFAAPALLIGLLALPILYVLLRAVPPAPIRRAFPGVALLLGLQDDESQTDRTPWWLLVLRMLAVAAMILGFAGPVLNPTDDSRGTGPLLILVDGSWADARDWPRRLDRIEGLLADAARDGRQVDLISLTDLPAEGPNFVAADAITQRLPGFTPNAWAPNADAIATWLATLTGDFETYWLSDGVTRDGRMDLLSALETHGTVTAYQSNRPVLALRPARFEDGVIKLTAARAVDVGAATARISTIGLDPAGRERSLAQSDITWQAGELEAELDLSLPPELRNRITRFELTGLRSAGAVTLTDDALKRREVALIAGGQNSEEIELLSPLHYLEQALIPTADLINGTLDDVLLANPDVIILADVAGLSFAEETAMLDWLDQGGLLLRFAGPRLAASDISRVDEDPLMPVRLRAGGRTVGGAMSWGEPKALAPFAQGSPFFGLPVPEDVTVTAQIVAQPDPTLSDRVIAQLADGTPLVTQKSHGQGQIVLVHVTANAEWSNLPLSGLFVQMLERLAVSTRPAAQSAEDLAGTSWSIERVLTGFGDVEPAETRPGVTGERLALGQPDADLPPGIYAGEDRRIAVNTISHNTDITPAIWPDRIRVEGLGVVRETLLKGWLLIGALALLALDILASLALSGKLRGPRLQSAVVILAALSLAPDAQAQSDDIAIRATSEVVLAHVLTGNSRIDEAASRGLFGLSDTLYRRTSVEPAAPIGVNIETDELSFFPLLYWPISPDQALPSRDAYAKLNRYLQTGGMILFDTRDANIAGFGGASPEGRHLQAIARSLDIPALEPIPSDHVLTRSFYLLQDFPGRYASRDVWVEAAPPGATQTEGMPFRDLNDGVTPIVIGGNDWAAAWAIDETGNRMFPVGRGMAGERQREIALRFGVNLVMHVLTGNYKSDQVHVPDLLDRLGQ from the coding sequence ATGTGGACCGTCGGCCCGATCGGATTTGCCGCCCCCGCCCTGCTGATTGGGTTGCTGGCCTTGCCAATCCTGTATGTGCTGCTGCGCGCCGTGCCCCCCGCGCCTATCCGCCGCGCATTTCCGGGTGTGGCGTTGCTTTTGGGCTTACAAGATGACGAAAGCCAAACCGACCGCACGCCTTGGTGGTTGTTGGTGCTGCGCATGTTGGCGGTTGCGGCGATGATTTTGGGCTTTGCCGGGCCGGTTTTGAACCCGACCGATGACAGCCGCGGAACCGGTCCTTTGCTGATCCTCGTGGATGGGTCATGGGCGGATGCACGCGACTGGCCACGCCGTTTGGACCGGATCGAAGGGTTGCTGGCGGATGCGGCCCGCGACGGGCGTCAGGTCGATCTGATCAGCCTGACCGATTTGCCTGCAGAGGGGCCTAATTTTGTCGCCGCAGATGCCATCACCCAGCGATTGCCCGGATTTACCCCCAATGCCTGGGCACCAAATGCGGATGCCATTGCCACTTGGCTGGCCACGCTGACCGGGGATTTTGAAACCTATTGGTTGTCAGACGGCGTCACCCGCGATGGTCGGATGGATCTGCTCAGCGCGCTGGAAACCCACGGCACTGTCACCGCCTATCAAAGCAACCGACCCGTATTGGCCCTGCGCCCCGCCCGCTTTGAGGATGGTGTGATCAAACTGACCGCCGCACGGGCCGTTGATGTCGGGGCCGCCACCGCGCGCATTTCGACCATCGGGCTGGATCCGGCTGGGCGGGAACGCAGTCTGGCACAATCCGACATCACATGGCAGGCTGGCGAACTTGAGGCCGAACTCGACCTGTCATTGCCGCCTGAATTGCGCAATCGGATCACCCGATTTGAATTGACCGGGCTCCGGTCAGCAGGGGCGGTTACATTGACCGATGACGCCCTGAAACGCCGCGAAGTTGCGTTGATCGCAGGCGGACAAAACAGCGAAGAAATCGAATTGCTGTCGCCGCTGCATTATCTCGAACAGGCGTTGATCCCCACGGCGGACCTGATCAACGGCACCTTGGATGATGTGCTGTTGGCCAACCCGGATGTGATCATATTGGCCGATGTTGCGGGGCTGTCCTTTGCCGAAGAAACCGCCATGCTGGATTGGCTGGACCAAGGCGGATTGTTGTTGCGGTTCGCCGGTCCACGTTTGGCCGCCAGTGACATCAGCCGCGTCGACGAAGACCCGCTGATGCCCGTGCGCCTGCGCGCCGGTGGCCGCACAGTCGGCGGCGCCATGAGTTGGGGCGAACCCAAAGCGCTGGCGCCATTTGCACAAGGATCGCCATTTTTCGGCCTGCCAGTGCCCGAAGATGTGACCGTCACCGCCCAAATCGTCGCCCAGCCTGATCCCACATTGTCCGACCGCGTGATCGCGCAATTGGCCGATGGCACGCCATTGGTCACCCAAAAATCCCACGGGCAGGGTCAGATCGTGCTGGTGCATGTGACGGCCAATGCGGAATGGTCCAACCTGCCCCTGTCCGGCCTGTTTGTGCAGATGCTGGAACGGCTCGCGGTTTCCACCCGTCCCGCTGCGCAATCAGCCGAGGATCTGGCAGGCACCAGCTGGTCTATCGAACGGGTGCTGACCGGCTTTGGCGATGTTGAACCTGCCGAAACGCGCCCCGGCGTGACCGGTGAACGGCTGGCCTTGGGGCAACCGGATGCGGACCTGCCCCCCGGCATTTACGCAGGCGAAGATCGGCGGATTGCGGTGAACACCATATCCCACAACACCGATATCACCCCCGCAATTTGGCCAGACCGCATTCGCGTCGAAGGATTGGGCGTGGTGCGGGAAACCCTGCTCAAAGGCTGGTTGTTGATCGGGGCATTGGCGCTGTTGGCGCTGGATATTTTGGCCTCGCTCGCCTTATCGGGCAAATTGCGCGGGCCGCGTTTGCAAAGTGCGGTTGTGATTTTGGCGGCGCTGTCCTTGGCCCCTGATGCGCAGGCCCAAAGCGATGACATCGCCATTCGCGCCACATCAGAAGTGGTACTGGCCCATGTTCTGACCGGAAATTCCCGGATCGACGAAGCCGCCTCACGCGGGTTATTTGGTCTGTCAGACACGCTATATCGCCGCACATCCGTAGAACCAGCCGCCCCAATCGGGGTGAATATCGAAACCGATGAGCTTAGCTTTTTCCCATTGCTATACTGGCCGATATCACCTGATCAGGCCCTGCCATCCCGTGATGCCTATGCCAAGCTGAACCGGTATCTGCAAACTGGCGGCATGATCCTGTTTGACACACGCGACGCAAATATCGCCGGATTTGGCGGCGCCTCCCCAGAGGGGAGGCATCTACAGGCGATTGCCCGGTCGTTGGACATCCCCGCGCTTGAACCCATTCCCAGCGATCATGTCCTGACCCGGTCGTTTTACCTGTTACAGGATTTTCCCGGCCGCTATGCCAGCCGCGACGTCTGGGTCGAAGCAGCGCCCCCCGGTGCCACCCAGACCGAAGGCATGCCGTTTCGTGATCTGAACGATGGCGTCACCCCGATTGTCATTGGCGGCAATGACTGGGCTGCGGCCTGGGCCATCGACGAAACCGGCAATCGCATGTTTCCTGTGGGGCGCGGCATGGCCGGGGAACGCCAGCGCGAAATCGCGCTGCGGTTTGGGGTTAATCTGGTGATGCATGTGCTGACCGGGAATTACAAATCGGATCAGGTCCATGTGCCTGACCTACTGGATAGGCTGGGCCAATGA
- a CDS encoding FAD-binding protein, with protein sequence MLLPNTITDLADMIQNASGPLHIRGGGTRDIGRPMDGTTLSSADLNGITLYEPGALTLVAQSGTPVADIEAALDQENQRLAFEPMDHRVLLGTTGTPTIGGVVAANVSGPRRIAVGACRDFALGVTFVDGAGRILKNGGRVMKNVTGYDLVKLMAGSWGTLGMLCDVSLKVLPKPETSATLVLGGLDVAQAVAAMSRALGSPYEVTGCAHDTQAAQTCVRIEGFEQSVTYRASELTKLLAPFGDVEIQDVDWTTIRDVSVFADQPGDVWRISAKPSDAPDLISRMGATQTLLDWGGGLIWALAPQGGDLRAKLGAFDGHATLIRADVETRHSVAGFAPEPAPLRALTQGLRAQFDPRGILNPGLMD encoded by the coding sequence ATGCTGTTGCCTAACACCATAACCGACCTGGCCGATATGATCCAAAACGCGTCCGGCCCGTTGCACATTCGTGGCGGCGGAACCCGTGACATTGGCCGCCCGATGGATGGCACCACCCTGTCCAGCGCGGATTTGAACGGCATTACTTTGTATGAACCCGGCGCGCTGACCTTGGTTGCGCAATCTGGCACGCCCGTCGCTGACATCGAAGCCGCTTTGGATCAGGAAAATCAGCGTTTGGCGTTTGAGCCGATGGACCACCGGGTGCTGCTGGGCACAACCGGCACGCCCACAATCGGCGGCGTAGTTGCGGCCAATGTATCCGGCCCGCGCCGCATCGCGGTTGGCGCATGTCGCGATTTTGCACTGGGCGTTACGTTTGTGGATGGGGCGGGGCGCATCCTGAAAAACGGCGGGCGTGTGATGAAAAATGTCACCGGCTATGATCTGGTCAAACTGATGGCTGGGTCATGGGGCACGTTGGGAATGCTCTGCGATGTCAGCCTCAAAGTGTTGCCCAAACCTGAAACCAGCGCCACCTTGGTGCTGGGCGGATTGGATGTCGCGCAGGCGGTGGCCGCAATGTCACGCGCGCTGGGATCCCCCTATGAGGTGACAGGATGCGCGCATGATACACAGGCCGCGCAAACCTGCGTTCGGATCGAAGGATTTGAACAATCCGTCACCTATCGCGCCAGTGAGTTGACCAAATTGCTCGCGCCTTTTGGGGATGTCGAAATCCAAGACGTGGACTGGACGACCATCCGGGACGTGTCTGTTTTTGCCGACCAGCCCGGGGATGTCTGGCGCATTTCGGCAAAACCCAGCGACGCGCCGGACCTGATCAGCCGGATGGGTGCGACCCAGACTTTGCTGGATTGGGGCGGCGGTTTGATTTGGGCCTTGGCCCCACAAGGCGGTGATTTACGTGCAAAACTGGGGGCATTTGACGGACATGCCACGCTGATCCGCGCGGATGTTGAAACCCGACATTCTGTTGCGGGTTTTGCCCCGGAACCGGCCCCGCTACGCGCCCTGACCCAAGGGTTGCGCGCCCAATTTGACCCGCGCGGCATTCTGAACCCCGGCCTGATGGATTGA
- a CDS encoding helix-turn-helix transcriptional regulator translates to MRRADRLFQIVQYLRGGRLVTAAQLADRLEVTTRTVYRDVADLIGSGVPIEGEAGVGYLMRDGYDLPPLMFTKDEIVALVAGARMIRAWGGAEMGRAAEEALVKIESVLPDEARLRAARVKIDAFSVFAMDEAMRMLVDRLEAACDQQIKLALGYSDAEGEVTQRDIRPLGLLFWGRTWTLAAYCEKRQDFRMFRLDRMDHVEERGPFKDEKGKTYRDFFARKRPEM, encoded by the coding sequence ATGCGGCGCGCCGACCGTCTGTTTCAGATTGTCCAATACCTGCGGGGTGGGCGATTGGTGACGGCGGCGCAGCTGGCAGATCGCCTAGAAGTCACGACCCGGACCGTTTACCGGGACGTGGCTGATCTGATCGGGTCAGGCGTGCCCATCGAAGGCGAAGCGGGTGTCGGATATTTGATGCGGGACGGCTATGATTTACCGCCGTTGATGTTCACCAAAGACGAAATTGTCGCGCTTGTGGCGGGGGCGCGGATGATCCGGGCATGGGGCGGGGCCGAAATGGGCCGCGCCGCCGAAGAGGCGCTGGTCAAAATCGAATCCGTGTTGCCCGATGAGGCCCGTTTGCGCGCCGCGCGCGTGAAAATCGATGCGTTTTCCGTTTTTGCCATGGACGAAGCGATGCGCATGTTGGTGGACCGTTTGGAAGCGGCCTGTGATCAGCAGATCAAGCTGGCGCTGGGTTACAGCGATGCCGAAGGCGAGGTCACGCAGCGCGATATTCGCCCGCTTGGGCTGTTGTTTTGGGGGCGGACCTGGACCTTGGCGGCCTATTGCGAAAAACGCCAAGATTTCCGTATGTTTCGTCTGGATCGCATGGATCACGTCGAAGAGCGCGGCCCGTTCAAAGACGAAAAGGGCAAGACCTACCGGGATTTCTTTGCCCGAAAGCGACCCGAGATGTGA
- a CDS encoding DUF1285 domain-containing protein: MSLNASAESLASAARQASKKGPPPVDKWNPPFCGDLDMRIARDGTWFYLGTPIGRYELVKLFSSIIRKDGDDFFLVTPVEKVGITVDDAPFVAVDFNSVDNGLEFVTNVEDVVVAGPDHPIRVVRDAETGEPSPYILIRRNLEALIDRKSFYRLVDLGETQTVDGADWFGITSQGTFFPIILSEELDV; encoded by the coding sequence ATGAGTTTGAACGCATCGGCAGAAAGCCTCGCATCGGCGGCCCGTCAGGCCAGCAAAAAAGGCCCACCCCCGGTTGATAAATGGAACCCGCCATTTTGTGGGGACCTGGATATGCGGATCGCACGCGACGGCACGTGGTTTTATCTGGGAACCCCGATTGGGCGCTATGAATTGGTCAAACTGTTTTCGTCCATAATCCGCAAGGATGGCGACGATTTTTTCCTTGTCACGCCGGTGGAAAAGGTCGGCATCACGGTGGATGATGCCCCGTTCGTGGCCGTTGATTTTAACAGCGTCGACAATGGTTTAGAATTTGTCACCAATGTCGAAGACGTAGTGGTTGCGGGGCCCGATCACCCCATTCGGGTGGTGCGGGATGCTGAAACGGGCGAACCGTCGCCCTATATTTTGATCAGACGCAATCTAGAGGCGTTGATAGATCGCAAAAGTTTTTATCGATTGGTGGATCTGGGCGAAACACAGACCGTGGATGGGGCGGACTGGTTCGGGATCACATCACAAGGGACCTTTTTTCCGATTATTTTGAGTGAGGAGTTAGATGTTTAA
- a CDS encoding hydroxypyruvate isomerase family protein: MPRFCANLTMLFTEMPLLERPEAAARAGFKSVELLFPYDTNAAELGSALARSGLSLSLINCPPPNYTDGPRGFAAIPGLQSRFRQDFKRSLRYATVLGVQHLHIMAGVAEGEDARKTFVENLTWAASVAPKQSLTIEPINSMDMPGYFLSSFDQAMAILDEINAPNLHLQFDAYHAYHITGDVLGTWENVRRRTVHVQVAGVPGRHEPRAGQIDYPGFFKKLDADGYDGLVSGEYRPVAGTMDGLDWIK; encoded by the coding sequence ATGCCGCGATTTTGTGCCAATTTGACGATGCTATTCACAGAAATGCCATTGCTGGAACGCCCCGAAGCCGCCGCGCGGGCCGGATTTAAATCGGTCGAGCTGCTGTTTCCATATGATACCAACGCCGCAGAGCTGGGCAGTGCTTTGGCGCGGTCTGGTCTGTCTTTGTCGTTGATAAACTGTCCGCCGCCCAATTACACCGATGGGCCACGTGGGTTTGCCGCGATCCCCGGGCTTCAATCGCGGTTCCGGCAGGATTTCAAACGATCTTTGCGGTATGCGACGGTTCTGGGGGTGCAGCATTTGCATATCATGGCAGGTGTTGCAGAGGGCGAAGATGCGCGCAAAACCTTTGTTGAAAACCTGACATGGGCGGCCTCGGTCGCCCCAAAACAAAGCCTGACCATCGAACCGATCAATTCAATGGATATGCCGGGATATTTCCTGTCCAGTTTTGATCAGGCCATGGCCATTCTGGATGAAATCAACGCGCCCAACCTGCACCTGCAATTTGACGCCTATCACGCGTATCACATCACAGGCGATGTATTGGGCACGTGGGAAAATGTGCGCCGTCGCACGGTGCATGTTCAGGTGGCGGGCGTGCCGGGGCGGCATGAACCACGCGCAGGTCAAATCGACTATCCGGGGTTCTTTAAGAAATTAGATGCAGACGGATATGACGGGCTGGTCAGCGGTGAATATCGCCCGGTTGCAGGGACGATGGATGGGCTGGACTGGATAAAATGA